A single region of the Gorilla gorilla gorilla isolate KB3781 chromosome 1, NHGRI_mGorGor1-v2.1_pri, whole genome shotgun sequence genome encodes:
- the LOC129525219 gene encoding vesicle-trafficking protein SEC22b-like, with product MTFHYIIEQGVCYLVLCEAAFPKKLAFAYLEDLHSEFDEQHGKKVPTVSRPYSFIEFDTFTQKTKKLYIDSRARRNLGSINTELQDVQRIMVANIEEVLQRGEALSALDSKANNLSSLSKKYCQDAKYLNMCSTYAKLAAVAVFFIMLIVYVRFWWL from the exons ATGACTTTTCA CTACATTATTGAGCAGGGGGTGTGTTATTTGGTTTTATGTGAAGCTGCCTTCCCTAAGAAGTTGGCTTTTGCCTACCTAGAAGATTTGCACTCAGAATTTGATGAACAGCATGGAAAGAAGGTGCCCACTGTGTCCCGACCCTATTCCTTTATTGAATTTG ATACTTTCACTCAGAAAACCAAGAAGCTCTACATTGACAGTCGTGCTCGAAGAAACCTAGGCTCCATCAACACTGAATTGCAAGATGTGCAGAGGATCATGGTGGCCAATATTGAAGAAGTGTTACAACGAGGAGAAGCACTCTCAG CATTGGATTCAAAGGCTAACAATTTGTCCAGTCTGTCCAAGAAATACTGCCAGGATGCGAAGTACTTGAACATGTGTTCCACTTATGCCAAACTTGCAGCAGTAGCTGTATTTTTCATCATGTTAATAGTGTATGTCCGATTCTGGTGGCTGTGA